Within the Chryseobacterium geocarposphaerae genome, the region GCATCGTCAACTGTAAAAATGGCTTGATTTTCTAAGACAGATTTATTTATTGAAGAAAATACTTGCGGATCTTCGATGGCCTTGATAGACATTTTATTTGAAAAGTCAGAATCCTTTTTTATATAAGTGTTGATGATAACTGCATCAATATTCTTAGTCTTTGTTGAATCTTTTTCCTGAGCAAAAGTTAGCATAGAACCCAACAGCGAAGCGCAGATCAGTACATTTTTCATGAAACAAAAATTTTTGCAAATATATTGTTTTTAATTATTCTAAATAAATTTCATAATTGATATTTATCATAAAATTATTATACAATAAATAGCAAAAACCCGCAACAATCTGTATTGATGCGGGTTTTGTATTATGAATTAATTATTTTCTTATGCAGGAATTTCTCCTTTGTACAAGAATGAAATAATTTCTTTATTCAATTTGTCAATCATTTCACTGAATAAGTGGAAAGATTCCTGTTTGTAAATTACCAGCGGATCTTTTTGCTCGTAAACGGCTCCCTGAGAGGATCTTCTTAAATCATCCATTTCACGAAGGTGAAGTTTCCAGTTTTCATCAATAATAGATAAAGTGATATTCTTTTCAAAATCATTAACTAAGCTTTCACACTTGGTTTCGTAAGCTTCCTTAAGATCTGCAACGATCGTCATGGTTTTATGACCGTCTGTAAAAGGAACCTGGATCATTTTAAACATTGAACCTTGATTCTGATATACATTCTCAATGATAGGGAATGATTTTTCTTTCAGCAAGTTCAGTTTCATTTGATAATCTTCCTGAGCAGCCTTGAATAAAATATTTGTTAAGTCCTGAATATTTTTATTCTTGAAATCGCTCTCAGAAACAGGAGATTCCATCGTGAAAGTTTTAATGATTTCATATTCGAAATCTTTATAATTTCCTGTAGCTTTTCCTTTTGCAACAATAGAGTTGGCAACATCAAAAATCATATTGGCGATGTCATACTTCAGGTGATCTCCAAATAAAGCATTCTTTCTTCTCTTGTAGATAACATCACGTTGCTTGTTCATCACGTCATCATATTCAAGAAGTCTTTTTCTGGTTCCGAAGTTGTTTTCCTCTACTTTTTTCTGAGCTCTTTCGATAGATTTAGAGATCATAGAATGCTGGATAACTTCCCCTTCCTTATGACCCATTCTGTCCATCATTTTAGCGATTCTTTCAGAACCGAACAAACGCATTAAGTTGTCTTCCAAAGACACATAGAACTGAGAACTTCCCGGATCTCCCTGACGTCCTGCTCTACCTCTCAACTGTCTGTCAACACGTCTGGAATCATGTCTTTCAGTTCCGATAATAGCTAAACCTCCTGCTTCTTTTACCTCTTTCGTTAGTTTAATATCGGTACCACGCCCCGCCATATTGGTTGCAATGGTTACAACTCCGGGATGCCCTGCTCCGGCAACAATTTCCGCCTCTTTTTTGTGAAGTTTCGCGTTCAGAACCTGATGTGGAATTTTTCTTAACTGAAGTGCTTTTGATAATAATTGAGAAATTTCAACTGAAGTTGTTCCTACAAGAACAGGTCTTCCGGCAGCTGTTAATCTTTCAATTTCTTCAATTACGGCATTATATTTTTCTCTGTTAGTTTTATAAACTAAGTCTTGCTTATCATGTCTCAAAATCGGACGGTTGGTTGGAATAACCACAACGTCTAATTTATAAATTTCCCAAAGCTCACCCGCTTCCGTTTCAGCAGTACCGGTCATCCCCGCAAGCTTATTATACATACGGAAATAGTTCTGAAGGGTAATGGTTGCAAAAGTTTGAGTTGCAGCTTCGATCTTTACATTTTCTTTAGCTTCGATCGCCTGGTGAAGACCGTCAGAATAACGTCTTCCCTCCATGATACGACCGGTCTGCTCATCAACGATTTTTACTTCACCATCAATTACAACATACTCATCATCTTTTTCGAATAAAGTGTATGCCTTCAAAAGTTGGCTCATTGTGTGAACTCTTTCTGATTTTTCAGCAAAATCGGAGAAAAGTTTTTCTTTAGCTTCAAATTCTTCTTCTTTAGATAAATTCTTGGCTTCTAACTCAGCGATTTCGGTTCCGATATCAGGAAGTACAAAGAAATTCGGATCAGAGTTTCCTTGAGACATGTATTCAACACCTTTGTCTGTAAGGTCTACCTGATTGTTCTTTTCTTCGATTACGAAGTAAAGATCTTTATCTACAATCGGCATATCACGGTTATTATCCTGCATATATTGCGCTTCCACTTTCTGAAGCAACGCGCGGTTTCCGCTTTCCGATAAGAATTTAATTAATTGTCTGTTTTTAGGAAGACCTCTGTAAGCCTGAAGCAATTTGAATCCTCCTTCTTTTGTGTTTCCTGCCGCGATTAGTTTTTTCGCTTCATTAAAGATGGTAGAAACTGTTTTTTTCTGAACTTCAACAATTCTGTCGATAGAAGGTTTCAGAACATCAAACTCCTGTCTGTCACCTTGTGGAACCGGACCAGAAATAATCAATGGCGTTCTTGCATCATCCACCAATACAGAGTCAACCTCATCCACGATCGCAAAGTTCAATTCTCTTTGTACCAGTTCTGAAGGTGAAGTCACCATATTATCTCTCAGGTAATCGAAACCGAATTCGTTATTGGTTCCATAAGTGATATCTGAGTTGTATGCTTTTCTTCTTCCGTCTGAGTTCGGTTGGTGATTATCGATACAGTCGATCGACATACCGTGGAATTGGTATAGTGGCCCCATCCAAGCCGAGTCTCTTTTGGCAAGGTAGTCATTCACTGTTACAACGTGAACACCTCTTCCCGGAAGTGCATTTAAGAAAATAGGAAGCGTACCTACTAAAGTTTTACCTTCACCGGTTGCCATTTCGGCAATTTTTCCGCTATGAAGAATAACCCCTCCGATAAACTGAACATCGTAATGTACCATATCCCAGTTTACAGGTGTTCCGGCAGCATCCCATGAGTTTTTCCAAACCGCTTGATCTCCCTGAATTTCTACAAAATCTTTTCCTGCAGCAGCCAGTTGTCTGTCCCAATCAGTTGCTGTTACTCGGATTTCTCCGTTCTGTGCCCATCTTCTCGCTGTTTCTTTTACCAAAGCAAAAACTTCAGGAAGAATTTGGCTCAAAACTTTTTCTTCAATTTCGTAAGATTCTTTCTTTAGAGCTTCAATCTTTGAAAAAAGAGCTTCTTTTTCATCAACGTTTGTCGAATTTTTTATCTGCTCTTGAATCTGTTCTATTTGAGCTGTGATTTTGCTGATTGCAGATTTAATATTTTCTTTAAACTCAGCAGTTTTCTCTCTTAAACCATCATCAGACAATTGCTGAATTTCTGGTTCAACAGCTTTGATTTTTGTTACAACTTTTTTTACTTCTTTTAGGTCCTGCGCTTTCTTGTCTCCCAAAAACCCCTTAAGAACTTTGTTTAAAAAACTCATAAAATTTTTACTTTATGCCTAAAGCGATATACTTTAAGCGTTTTTAATAACACTTATCGTGTAAAATTGATATTTAAAAAGGGCAAAAAAGCTCTAAGCTATTGCCTAAAGCTTGATGCTTTAATTAATATTCGTCTTCGTTCCAAAGATAATCCTCGTCCGTAGGATAATCGCTCCAGATCTCATCGATTGCGTCATAAATTTCCCCTTCATCTTCGATCGCCTGAAGATTTTCTACTACTTCCATCGGTGCACCAGTTCTGATTGCGTAGTCGATAAGCTCTGCCTTTGTCATCGGCCAAGGTGCGTCACTTAAGTAAGATGCTAATTCTAATGTCCAGTACATAATTTTCTAATTTTTTGCAAAAGTATAAAAATAGCTTATATTATATGCTTTTTTATACTTGATTTTCAACTCTTTTTATTAATTTTTGTTCATTCTCCTTTTAACAACTGCTTTGCAATCGTTATTGAGGATTATTGAATGTCATTTCTCAAAAACCATTCCACAAATTTTTTTATGCCATTTTGGAAGTTGGTGGCAGGTTTGTAGCCAATTAATGTCTTCGCTTTTGTAATATCTGCATTGGTTTTAAGGACATCTCCGGGTTGCATTGGCAGATTTTTTTTAATGGCAGATTTTTCCAAAGTAATTTCCAGGCAAGTAAGCATTTCGTTTAGACTGATAACTTCACTTTCTCCAAGATTAATGATCTCATACAACCCTGAATTGTTTTCTAAATAAATCATAGATTTAATAATTCCGTCAATGATATCATCAATATAGGTATAGTCTCTGGAAGTATTCCCGTCCCCGTAAAAAGGAATTTCTTTTTCTTCAGTAATAAGTCTTGTAAATTTATAGATGGCAAGATCCGGTCTTTGCCTTGGTCCGTAAACGGTGAAAAAGCGAAGATGGATGCTGTCTATATTGTATAAGTTATGATAAACGTGACCCAAAACTTCTACGCATCTTTTAGTAGCGGCATAAGGGGAAATAGGCCGGTCAACATTGTCGGTCTCTGTAAAAGGTATTTTTTCATTGTTTCCATAAACACTTGATGAAGATGCATTAATAAACTTTTTGATATTAAATTCTTTACAGAGTTCCCAAAGATTCATGGTTCCTTTTATATTCACTTCCTCATATTCTAAAGGTCTCTCTATTGATGGACGAACCCCCGCTAAAGCTGCTAAGTGAACAACAAGATCAACAGAATGATTTTCAAATATAGTTTTTAAGGTATTTTTGTTCCGGATATCTTCTGTATATAATTTATAATTAGAGGATTCTGTAATAGAGTAAAGCTTTGTTAAATCGCTTTCCTTATCTGAAAACTCAAAAACAGAATTATTACCAATAGATTCTAAAGTATTCCTGATTTTTATTTTATAATCATAAAAATCATCGAAGTTGTCAATGTTTATGACAGAATGTCCATTTTTTAATAATTGTTCAATTAAATGAGAACCTATAAAACCACTTCCTCCTGTAACAAGATAATTCATCTGCGTTTTTTACTTTTACAAAAACTATAAAATTAAGTTTTCAAATTTTAATTCATTAAATTTACTTAAAA harbors:
- the secA gene encoding preprotein translocase subunit SecA, giving the protein MSFLNKVLKGFLGDKKAQDLKEVKKVVTKIKAVEPEIQQLSDDGLREKTAEFKENIKSAISKITAQIEQIQEQIKNSTNVDEKEALFSKIEALKKESYEIEEKVLSQILPEVFALVKETARRWAQNGEIRVTATDWDRQLAAAGKDFVEIQGDQAVWKNSWDAAGTPVNWDMVHYDVQFIGGVILHSGKIAEMATGEGKTLVGTLPIFLNALPGRGVHVVTVNDYLAKRDSAWMGPLYQFHGMSIDCIDNHQPNSDGRRKAYNSDITYGTNNEFGFDYLRDNMVTSPSELVQRELNFAIVDEVDSVLVDDARTPLIISGPVPQGDRQEFDVLKPSIDRIVEVQKKTVSTIFNEAKKLIAAGNTKEGGFKLLQAYRGLPKNRQLIKFLSESGNRALLQKVEAQYMQDNNRDMPIVDKDLYFVIEEKNNQVDLTDKGVEYMSQGNSDPNFFVLPDIGTEIAELEAKNLSKEEEFEAKEKLFSDFAEKSERVHTMSQLLKAYTLFEKDDEYVVIDGEVKIVDEQTGRIMEGRRYSDGLHQAIEAKENVKIEAATQTFATITLQNYFRMYNKLAGMTGTAETEAGELWEIYKLDVVVIPTNRPILRHDKQDLVYKTNREKYNAVIEEIERLTAAGRPVLVGTTSVEISQLLSKALQLRKIPHQVLNAKLHKKEAEIVAGAGHPGVVTIATNMAGRGTDIKLTKEVKEAGGLAIIGTERHDSRRVDRQLRGRAGRQGDPGSSQFYVSLEDNLMRLFGSERIAKMMDRMGHKEGEVIQHSMISKSIERAQKKVEENNFGTRKRLLEYDDVMNKQRDVIYKRRKNALFGDHLKYDIANMIFDVANSIVAKGKATGNYKDFEYEIIKTFTMESPVSESDFKNKNIQDLTNILFKAAQEDYQMKLNLLKEKSFPIIENVYQNQGSMFKMIQVPFTDGHKTMTIVADLKEAYETKCESLVNDFEKNITLSIIDENWKLHLREMDDLRRSSQGAVYEQKDPLVIYKQESFHLFSEMIDKLNKEIISFLYKGEIPA
- a CDS encoding DUF2795 domain-containing protein, with amino-acid sequence MYWTLELASYLSDAPWPMTKAELIDYAIRTGAPMEVVENLQAIEDEGEIYDAIDEIWSDYPTDEDYLWNEDEY
- a CDS encoding GDP-mannose 4,6-dehydratase; amino-acid sequence: MNYLVTGGSGFIGSHLIEQLLKNGHSVINIDNFDDFYDYKIKIRNTLESIGNNSVFEFSDKESDLTKLYSITESSNYKLYTEDIRNKNTLKTIFENHSVDLVVHLAALAGVRPSIERPLEYEEVNIKGTMNLWELCKEFNIKKFINASSSSVYGNNEKIPFTETDNVDRPISPYAATKRCVEVLGHVYHNLYNIDSIHLRFFTVYGPRQRPDLAIYKFTRLITEEKEIPFYGDGNTSRDYTYIDDIIDGIIKSMIYLENNSGLYEIINLGESEVISLNEMLTCLEITLEKSAIKKNLPMQPGDVLKTNADITKAKTLIGYKPATNFQNGIKKFVEWFLRNDIQ